The following are encoded together in the Chaetodon auriga isolate fChaAug3 chromosome 6, fChaAug3.hap1, whole genome shotgun sequence genome:
- the syt7a gene encoding uncharacterized protein syt7a isoform X1, translating into MGISHQTKKPSSRRLGSCKTTTHTPRRGHVAENRTTPVRTVHIRPLPARSTPSRKQHAQTAQTRKAHTHLTQTHRASSQSAHCCPTRPYEQYTAHSDHSGCTFYCYFCYCCYCCCLTLLSFSLLLLLSPPPNAPPSASFSTLSSNTTLPPSSSSRSPSSTSCLDELSCIYPDVNLTSSAVSPYCPVPPCLISDDSFPLFYVSSPDLTTSDQLTSSCHGSSPTSTCSSSVSSDSFFPPHHPVLCRPWPSSRSLSSLLLCPPSFGDPVLSYASTLEHIPSGPARPRTLLRQQSLQQPLIHPPGPGLGHPPTTSQSLGQLHTAPGQPGGGGGAGRGEGGGSSGEGGGAGTRGGPRGVRGSPAGAGASRYRGGGAGGRSRANPGSWDYMMDQMRNRGLDVKSFLEGKMVVLALAIGVAEQDDFANIPDLQETAQAAPPANQEPPPEKRGNKPANSPKGQPPDADGHSSVTDLANSLTGDMVMLSPGSEDDDGEGPISEKLGRIQFSIGYSFQNTTLTVKVLRGQELPAKDFSGTSDPFVKIYLLPDKKHKLETKVKRKNLNPHWNETFLFEGFPYEKVRERTLYLQVLDYDRFSRNDPIGEVSIPLNKVELGQIKTFWKELKPCSDGSGRRGDLLVSLCYNPTANTITVNIIKARNLKAMDIGGTSDPYVKVWLMHKDKRVEKKKTVTMKRCLNPVFNESFPFDVPAHVLRETTIIITVMDKDRLSRNDVIGKIYLSWKSGPAEVKHWKDMLARPRTNVAQWHALKA; encoded by the exons ATGGGGATCTCTCATCAGACAAAAAAACCCTCATCAAGAAGGCTGGGAAGCTGCAAAACCACGACGCACACGCCTCGGCGAGGTCACGTGGCGGAGAATCGCACTACACCCGTGCGGACAGTGCACATCCGACCACTGCCTGCGCGAAGCACACCCTCACGCAAACAGCACGCTCAGACGGCGCAGACACGCAAGGCGCACACACATCTGACGCAGACGCACAGGGCGAGCTCACAGTCTGCACACTGCTGCCCGACGCGGCCCTATGAGcagtacacagcacacagcGATCACTCAGGCTGCACCTTCTACTGCTATTTCTGCTAttgctgttactgctgctgcctcacgttgctctctttctctctcctcctcctcctgtctccacctcccaacgctcctccctctgcctccttttccaCTTTGTCCTCAAATACaactcttcctccttcctcctcctcccgctcaCCATCATCAACTTCCTGTTTGGATGAACTTTCCTGTATCTATCCTGACGTCAACCTGACTTCTTCTGCTGTGTCTCCCTACTGCCCTGTGCCACCTTGTCTCATCTCTGATGattctttccctctcttctaCGTCTCATCTCCTGACCTCACCACTTCTGACCAACTCACCTCCTCTTGCCACGGCTCCTCTCCTACATCtacttgttcttcttctgtgtcgTCTGactccttcttccctcctcatcatcctgTCCTCTGCCGGCCGTGGCCTTCTTCGCgctctctttcctccctgctTCTCTGCCCTCCCAGCTTTGGGGATCCAGTCTTATCCTATGCATCCACTTTGGAGCACATCCCCTCTGGGCCGGCCCGGCCTCGGACGCTGCTGCGCCAGCAGAGCCTTCAGCAGCCTCTTATCCACCCACCAGGCCCTGGTCTCGGCCATCCACCCACCACATCTCAGAGTTTGGGACAATTGCACACTGCACCTGGACAGCCTGGGGGAGGCGGGGGtgctgggagaggagagggaggtggcAGCAGTGGTGAGGGTGGGGGTGCAGGTACACGAGGTGGTCCCCGGGGGGTGCGGGGCAGCCCTGCAGGAGCAGGTGCCTCTCGCTATAGgggaggtggagcaggagggCGCTCACGTGCCAATCCTGGCAGCTGGGATTACATGATGGACCAGATGCGGAATCGCGGCCTGGACGTCAAGTCCTTCCT TGAAGGGAAGATGGTGGTCCTGGCTTTGGCCATTGGTGTGGCCGAGCAAGATGACTTTGCCAATATCCCTGACCTGCAGGAAACAGCACAGGCAGCAccaccagccaatcaggagccCCCTCCTGAGAAGAG GGGCAACAAGCCAGCTAACAGCCCCAAGGGCCAACCCCCGGATGCTGATGGCCACTCCTCCGTAACCGACCTGGCCAACTCGCTCACTGGAGACATGGTGATG CTGTCTCCGGGTTCGGAGGATGATGACGGTGAAGGGCCTATAAGCGAGAAGCTGGGCCGGATCCAGTTCAGCATAGGCTACAGCTTCCAGAACACGACCCTCACCGTCAAAGTGCTCAGGGGCCAGGAGCTCCCAGCCAAGGACTTCTCCGGCACCTCCGACCCCTTCGTTAAAATCTACCTGCTGCCCGACAAGAAGCACAAGCTGGAGACCAAGGTCAAGAGGAAGAACCTCAACCCCCACTGGAACGAAACCTTCCTCTTTGAAG gCTTCCCGTatgagaaagtgagagagcGCACTCTATACCTTCAGGTGTTGGACTACGACCGCTTCAGCAGGAATGACCCCATTGGAGAGGTGTCAATCCCCCTTAACAAGGTGGAACTGGGCCAGATAAAGACCTTCTGGAAGGAGCTCAAGCCCTGCAGTGATGGCAGT GGGAGACGAGGAGACTTGCTGGTGTCTCTCTGCTATAATCCCACTGCCAATACCATCACTGTGAACATCATCAAAGCACGCAATCTCAAAGCCATGGATATCGGGGGAACCTCAG ATCCATACGTGAAGGTGTGGCTGATGCACAAGGACAAGCGtgtagagaagaagaagacagtgaCGATGAAGCGCTGTCTGAACCCCGTCTTCAACGAGTCCTTCCCCTTCGACGTGCCCGCCCATGTGCTGAGGGagaccaccatcatcatcaccgtcatggACAAGGATAGGCTCAGCCGCAACGACGTTATCGGCAAG ATCTACCTTTCGTGGAAGAGTGGACCCGCGGAGGTGAAGCACTGGAAAGACATGCTCGCTCGGCCGCGTACTAACGTGGCCCAGTGGCACGCTCTCAAGGCCTGA